A window from Frischella perrara encodes these proteins:
- the rlmD gene encoding 23S rRNA (uracil(1939)-C(5))-methyltransferase RlmD, translating into MVLFYSPPKKTVSPRTIELTIDSLDAFGQGIAHYQGKTVFVKNALPSERVKIKLTEDRKNYAKAKVTQYCSTSPVRTTALCSHYQVCGGCEMQHISAQMQHHLKAEALANLLKKEANYELTVTDIQVIEDKPYHYRRRARLALMWQNNQLAMGFRQLESNQIVNITVCPVLVPELEQLIVPLRSCLNRLKDKKALGHVELIHTESGIIVILRHIKPLIEKDKQILVTFAEQHEISLYLLGETLTHCSGSQHHYYIINDLTLEFSPQDFIQVNTQINRKMIYQAINWLDLQPTDHVLDLFCGMGNFSLPIAQHCHHVIGVEGVQTLVEKAKHNTRINQQHLLAEVDFFVSNLDEVAKKPIWFTNKINKILLDPARAGAYHVMDSIIAHQPSHIVYISCNPATLVRDSKKLKQAGYKIVKASILDMFPQTKHIESMLLFKK; encoded by the coding sequence ATGGTTTTATTTTATTCTCCACCGAAAAAAACAGTTTCACCAAGGACGATTGAATTAACGATTGATTCATTAGATGCATTTGGACAAGGCATCGCTCATTATCAAGGTAAAACAGTATTTGTTAAAAATGCATTACCGTCAGAACGTGTTAAAATTAAACTGACGGAAGATAGAAAAAATTATGCCAAAGCCAAGGTAACACAATATTGCAGTACCAGCCCAGTTCGAACAACTGCGTTATGTTCGCATTATCAAGTGTGTGGTGGCTGTGAAATGCAGCATATATCGGCACAAATGCAACACCACCTTAAGGCAGAAGCACTTGCTAATTTATTAAAAAAAGAAGCAAATTATGAGTTAACCGTTACCGATATTCAAGTGATAGAGGATAAACCATATCATTATCGTCGACGGGCACGTTTAGCACTAATGTGGCAGAATAATCAATTGGCTATGGGATTTAGGCAATTAGAATCTAACCAAATTGTGAATATTACCGTTTGCCCAGTGCTCGTACCAGAACTGGAACAGTTAATCGTTCCGTTAAGAAGTTGTCTAAATCGCTTAAAAGATAAGAAAGCGCTTGGGCATGTAGAGTTAATTCATACTGAAAGTGGTATTATTGTTATTTTACGGCATATTAAGCCGTTGATTGAAAAAGATAAGCAAATATTAGTTACCTTTGCGGAACAACACGAAATTAGTCTATATTTATTAGGCGAAACGTTAACGCATTGTAGTGGTAGTCAGCATCATTATTATATTATTAATGATTTAACACTCGAATTTAGTCCACAAGACTTTATTCAAGTAAATACTCAAATCAATCGTAAGATGATTTATCAAGCAATTAATTGGCTTGATTTACAACCGACTGATCATGTATTAGACCTGTTTTGTGGTATGGGGAATTTTTCGCTTCCTATTGCCCAACATTGTCATCATGTGATTGGTGTTGAAGGAGTTCAGACGTTAGTAGAAAAAGCTAAACACAATACAAGAATAAATCAGCAGCATTTATTAGCAGAGGTAGATTTTTTTGTTAGTAATCTAGACGAAGTAGCGAAAAAACCAATTTGGTTTACAAATAAAATAAATAAAATATTGCTCGACCCAGCGCGTGCCGGTGCATATCACGTGATGGATAGCATCATTGCTCATCAACCAAGTCATATTGTTTATATCTCTTGTAATCCAGCAACATTGGTTCGAGACAGTAAAAAATTAAAACAGGCAGGTTATAAAATCGTAAAAGCCTCAATTTTGGATATGTTTCCACAAACTAAACACATTGAGTCAATGCTACTGTTTAAAAAATGA
- the coaD gene encoding pantetheine-phosphate adenylyltransferase, with protein MKTALTAIFPGTFDPITNGHIDLITRSALLFPHLIVAVAQSPNKKTFFTLDERVALAETALAHLPNVEVIGYANLMADFAKAHRATVLVRGVRTTYDFEYERQLAEMNRNLKPDLDTIFLMPSLVTGFISSTIVKEVAIHHGDISRLVPKHVEQALLERVG; from the coding sequence ATGAAAACAGCATTAACAGCGATATTTCCCGGCACATTTGATCCAATTACTAATGGTCATATTGATTTAATTACGCGCTCGGCATTGCTTTTCCCACATTTAATTGTTGCCGTAGCCCAAAGCCCTAATAAAAAAACTTTTTTTACATTGGATGAGCGCGTTGCGTTAGCGGAAACGGCATTAGCACATTTACCGAATGTCGAAGTCATTGGTTATGCTAATTTGATGGCTGATTTTGCTAAAGCTCATCGGGCAACAGTATTGGTACGAGGGGTACGGACAACTTACGATTTTGAATATGAGCGTCAATTAGCTGAAATGAATCGTAATTTAAAACCGGATTTAGATACTATATTTTTGATGCCATCATTAGTAACTGGTTTTATTTCTTCAACGATTGTTAAAGAAGTTGCGATTCATCATGGCGATATTAGTCGTTTAGTACCTAAACATGTCGAACAGGCATTATTAGAACGAGTAGGTTGA
- a CDS encoding YiiX/YebB-like N1pC/P60 family cysteine hydrolase, which produces MLKNNIQAGCIIFQSLDHNDQFNDAVSRSGKNNLTLAIDNINHVGLYIGDDQVIEATQKYGVILRSLQTFLDAADSNLIATINDPSLIKPAIVRAKACLGLPYNFSFHPTGNGLYCSQLITHVFKTHQGQDYFQCYPMNFNDVDTQQILPYWVDYYKALQQAIPHGLVGSHPQQLLSQQHLFSSIISYNSCK; this is translated from the coding sequence GTGCTAAAAAATAATATCCAAGCGGGCTGTATTATTTTTCAAAGTCTTGATCATAATGATCAGTTTAATGATGCAGTCAGCCGTTCGGGCAAGAATAACCTGACATTAGCCATTGATAATATCAATCACGTTGGTTTATATATTGGTGATGATCAGGTTATAGAAGCAACACAAAAATACGGTGTCATCTTGCGCTCTTTACAAACGTTTTTGGATGCAGCGGATAGCAATCTTATTGCCACAATTAATGACCCATCGTTGATCAAACCAGCTATCGTGCGGGCAAAAGCCTGTTTAGGTTTACCTTATAATTTCAGTTTTCATCCCACCGGTAACGGGTTATATTGTAGTCAATTAATTACACATGTATTTAAGACCCATCAAGGTCAAGACTATTTTCAATGCTATCCCATGAATTTTAACGATGTTGATACACAACAGATTTTACCGTATTGGGTGGATTATTATAAAGCGTTACAACAAGCTATACCACATGGCTTAGTGGGCTCGCATCCTCAACAGCTATTAAGCCAACAGCACTTATTTTCTTCCATCATATCGTACAATTCGTGCAAATAA
- a CDS encoding biotin transporter BioY produces the protein MKAQLTYYSPFINTLVPLSSWQQKLLTTSVATLLLAIAANISIPTYPVPFSLQSLAVLLVGAFLGRKLATITLLQYLFVGALGLPVFANGSGGIAALISPSAGYLYGFVVSAYIAGYAAEKGYDRRWLTGLIAFAVAHQVLFVFGVVYLAGYFQISLMDAIKMGYLPFVGVDAIKFVLATIVMLTLWRYRAKK, from the coding sequence ATGAAAGCTCAATTAACTTATTATTCACCGTTTATTAATACGCTTGTGCCGTTGTCTTCTTGGCAACAAAAATTACTTACCACTTCAGTTGCGACATTACTATTAGCCATTGCGGCTAATATTAGTATTCCAACCTATCCAGTTCCTTTTAGCTTACAATCACTGGCGGTGTTATTAGTTGGCGCATTTTTAGGTCGTAAACTTGCGACTATAACTTTATTACAATATTTATTCGTTGGCGCATTAGGATTACCGGTTTTTGCCAATGGTAGTGGTGGCATTGCTGCGTTAATATCACCATCAGCGGGTTACTTATATGGATTCGTGGTGAGTGCTTATATTGCCGGTTATGCGGCTGAGAAAGGCTATGACCGTCGTTGGTTGACCGGTCTTATAGCTTTTGCTGTTGCTCATCAAGTGCTATTTGTATTCGGTGTCGTTTATTTAGCGGGATATTTCCAAATTAGTCTAATGGATGCAATAAAAATGGGTTATCTACCTTTTGTCGGAGTTGATGCAATTAAGTTTGTGTTAGCTACCATTGTCATGCTAACACTATGGCGTTATCGTGCTAAAAAATAA
- a CDS encoding anthranilate synthase component 1, with product MPTLKQLQHSIHYHNDPTEIFNQLCAQRTATLLLESAEIDNKQGIKSVMIIDAALRITASNNQVTIVALTENGASLLPLLAQSFKQGVDKILETEKQTLILNFTQINNDLDEDSRLKSLSVFDALRHILNVVKLPAEASPDAILLGGLFGYDLVAGFEDLPQLPSEQCCQDFCFYLAETLLEINHKNATAILKASLFTTNQAEDQRLTQRLQQLSQQLAQPLQPIPVQTLTDITVACNLSDDDFKTIVKKMQDAIQQGEIFQSVPSRRFTLPCPNPLAAYHTLKQQNPSPYMFYMQDQDFILFGASPESALKYTKATNQVEIYPIAGTRPRGLKANGEIDYDLDSRLELEMRTDKKELAEHLMLVDLARNDLARICEPGSRYTKELLKVDRYSHVMHLISRIVGQLRGDLDALHAYQATMNMGTLTGAPKVRAMQLIAESEKTKRGSYGGAIGYFTANGDLDTCIVIRSAYVENGIATVQAGAGVVLDSNPQAESDESRNKARAVIRAIAQAHHVTGEF from the coding sequence ATGCCAACCCTTAAACAACTGCAACATAGCATACATTATCACAATGACCCCACCGAGATTTTCAATCAACTTTGTGCCCAACGAACAGCAACGTTACTATTAGAATCGGCAGAGATCGATAATAAGCAAGGTATTAAAAGTGTCATGATTATTGATGCTGCACTAAGAATTACCGCTTCGAATAACCAAGTAACCATTGTTGCACTGACTGAAAATGGTGCATCATTGTTACCACTATTAGCGCAATCCTTTAAACAAGGGGTGGACAAGATTCTAGAAACTGAAAAGCAAACGCTAATACTTAATTTTACGCAAATTAATAATGATCTAGATGAAGATTCACGCTTAAAATCGTTATCTGTATTTGATGCCTTACGCCATATTCTCAACGTTGTAAAATTACCAGCCGAGGCTTCCCCCGATGCGATCTTATTGGGTGGACTATTTGGTTATGATTTAGTGGCTGGATTTGAAGATTTACCGCAACTACCTAGCGAACAATGCTGTCAGGATTTTTGCTTTTATCTTGCCGAAACCTTATTAGAAATCAACCATAAAAACGCCACTGCCATATTAAAAGCTAGTTTATTTACAACGAACCAAGCCGAAGATCAACGTTTAACTCAACGTTTACAGCAACTTAGTCAACAGCTTGCACAACCTTTGCAGCCCATACCTGTGCAAACGTTAACTGACATTACCGTTGCTTGTAATTTAAGTGATGATGACTTTAAAACTATCGTCAAAAAAATGCAGGACGCTATCCAACAAGGCGAAATATTTCAATCAGTACCATCGCGTCGTTTTACCCTACCTTGTCCAAATCCTTTAGCCGCTTATCATACCTTAAAACAACAAAATCCTAGCCCCTATATGTTCTATATGCAGGATCAAGATTTCATCTTATTTGGTGCATCACCAGAAAGCGCCTTAAAGTATACTAAAGCAACCAATCAAGTCGAAATCTATCCCATCGCGGGAACTCGGCCTCGTGGTTTAAAAGCTAATGGTGAAATTGATTATGATTTAGATAGTCGTTTAGAGCTCGAAATGCGCACCGATAAAAAAGAGTTAGCGGAACACTTGATGCTTGTCGATTTAGCACGTAATGATTTAGCCCGTATTTGTGAACCTGGTAGTCGATATACAAAAGAACTGTTAAAAGTTGATAGATATTCACACGTGATGCACCTAATTTCTCGTATTGTTGGGCAGTTACGTGGTGATTTAGATGCGCTACATGCCTATCAAGCCACGATGAATATGGGAACATTAACCGGTGCACCAAAAGTCCGAGCCATGCAGTTAATCGCCGAATCAGAAAAAACGAAACGTGGTAGCTATGGCGGTGCTATCGGCTATTTCACCGCTAACGGTGATTTAGATACCTGTATTGTGATCCGAAGTGCCTATGTTGAGAATGGCATTGCAACCGTCCAAGCCGGTGCCGGCGTTGTATTAGATTCCAATCCACAAGCAGAATCCGATGAGTCACGCAACAAAGCACGTGCCGTTATTCGCGCTATCGCTCAAGCGCATCATGTTACGGGAGAATTCTAA